A genome region from Bacillaceae bacterium IKA-2 includes the following:
- a CDS encoding flagellar hook-basal body protein gives MIRGFYTAAAGMIAQQRRQEMLTDNLANATTPGYKKDDASMRAFPNMLIQAMGVDNRPFGKSHHVGELTTGAYLQERTVNFLQGDLSETSNTTDFALLQGNVPVNEETGRPGALFFTVENGTGETRYSRNGNFAITGTGFLTTSEGFYVLDNAGARINVGNEDIQMTRDGLITNQAGEEIAVVNIALVSDPDLLVKEGNGLLRYEGELPVLTAIGNENVTYQLMQGFLEQSNVDAAQTMTDMTMAFRSFEANQKVLQAYDRSMEKAVNEIGRLG, from the coding sequence ATGATCCGTGGATTTTATACAGCGGCAGCTGGAATGATTGCTCAACAACGCCGTCAGGAAATGCTAACAGATAATTTAGCCAATGCTACCACACCAGGTTATAAGAAAGATGACGCTTCAATGCGCGCTTTCCCAAATATGCTTATTCAAGCAATGGGTGTTGACAATCGTCCTTTTGGAAAATCACACCATGTTGGTGAGCTAACTACGGGCGCTTATTTACAAGAGCGGACCGTCAACTTTCTGCAAGGCGATTTGAGTGAGACGAGTAACACTACTGACTTTGCGCTTTTACAAGGAAACGTTCCAGTAAACGAAGAAACAGGCCGGCCGGGAGCATTATTTTTCACCGTTGAAAATGGAACAGGTGAAACTCGCTATTCTCGTAATGGAAATTTCGCCATCACTGGCACCGGTTTTTTGACGACGAGCGAGGGGTTTTATGTTCTTGATAACGCCGGTGCTCGTATAAATGTCGGCAACGAAGACATCCAAATGACTCGAGATGGGCTTATTACTAATCAAGCAGGCGAAGAGATTGCTGTGGTAAATATTGCTCTTGTTAGTGATCCAGACCTGCTTGTAAAAGAAGGAAACGGGTTATTACGCTATGAAGGAGAACTGCCAGTACTAACTGCGATAGGCAATGAAAATGTTACCTATCAGCTTATGCAGGGGTTCTTGGAGCAATCCAACGTTGACGCTGCCCAAACAATGACAGATATGACGATGGCCTTCCGTTCATTTGAAGCTAATCAAAAAGTATTACAAGCCTACGACCGCAGTATGGAAAAAGCAGTTAATGAAATTGGTAGGTTGGGATAG
- a CDS encoding DNA-directed RNA polymerase subunit beta: protein MTNDNENQQNEKQLSEKQQKVNQQNENKTREEVRKEKEAKKEKKLPKRIRMIPIWIRIILVALLFSASLIGGAMFGYGVIGKGDPKDVIDKGPWQKIHDIIYKDSD from the coding sequence ATGACAAATGATAACGAAAATCAGCAGAATGAAAAGCAACTAAGCGAAAAGCAACAAAAAGTAAATCAACAAAATGAAAATAAAACCAGAGAAGAAGTTCGTAAAGAAAAAGAAGCAAAGAAAGAGAAGAAGCTTCCCAAACGAATTCGGATGATTCCAATTTGGATTCGAATTATCTTAGTAGCGCTACTTTTTTCCGCTAGCCTCATTGGAGGAGCGATGTTTGGTTACGGCGTTATCGGTAAGGGAGATCCTAAAGATGTAATAGATAAAGGCCCATGGCAAAAGATCCATGACATTATCTATAAAGACAGTGATTGA
- a CDS encoding M23 family metallopeptidase — translation MKEENQSSKLEKMKENLQKLMKKRWALPALYLGLGALVLSAAIWLQATEPEIVQEGPDVDQSEIQDRNANFDINYEDALPVSKVSENIKMPVTNEANVKVVGSFFDYNLTEEENQAALVLYDNTYRQNKGIDIAMESGDTFDVAAALSGIVIKAEKDALFGNVVHIEHDNDLVTVYESLESLKVEKGQSLKQGSVIGQAGRSLYNQSAAIHVHFEIRQDGKALNPIDYFNQPITSLPSDDADDEDGDNEEDKDENAENQDQYQER, via the coding sequence ATGAAAGAAGAAAACCAATCTTCTAAATTAGAAAAAATGAAAGAAAATCTTCAAAAATTAATGAAAAAACGTTGGGCTTTACCAGCGCTCTACCTTGGCTTAGGGGCACTAGTTTTAAGCGCAGCAATCTGGCTTCAAGCAACTGAACCTGAAATTGTTCAAGAGGGTCCAGATGTCGATCAAAGCGAAATCCAAGATCGAAACGCTAATTTCGACATAAATTATGAGGATGCCTTGCCAGTATCAAAGGTCAGCGAAAACATCAAAATGCCAGTTACAAATGAAGCCAATGTGAAAGTAGTCGGATCTTTCTTTGACTACAATTTAACAGAAGAAGAAAACCAAGCGGCACTCGTACTTTACGATAATACTTACCGCCAAAACAAAGGTATCGATATAGCGATGGAAAGTGGAGATACCTTTGATGTAGCCGCTGCTTTAAGTGGTATAGTAATCAAGGCAGAGAAAGATGCTCTGTTTGGAAATGTTGTTCATATTGAACATGACAATGATCTGGTTACCGTTTACGAAAGCTTAGAATCTCTAAAAGTAGAAAAAGGTCAATCTTTAAAACAAGGCTCTGTTATCGGCCAAGCTGGAAGAAGTCTTTATAACCAGAGTGCAGCTATCCATGTTCACTTTGAAATCCGTCAAGATGGCAAGGCGCTAAACCCAATTGACTACTTCAATCAACCAATTACATCATTACCGTCTGATGACGCTGATGATGAAGATGGTGACAATGAAGAAGACAAAGATGAAAACGCCGAAAATCAAGACCAGTATCAAGAGCGTTAA
- a CDS encoding N-acetylmuramoyl-L-alanine amidase: MKRFSVAFLVVFLTVFSVFQFNNQENIVYGDSSRVAVGEVTATILNVRSEPNSTSKMISRVSNGAKISIYETGVNKEWLKIKINNQTAYVHANFVKITETFLPSQANLVKIAEGQVKASNLNVRSEPKTSSQRIGVLVNGTKVDIYETGVNKDWLKIKMGNKSGYVHANFVTINQASNTQAPPSNEIVTKGKVTASTLNVRSKPNMTATRSGTLSSGDQIDIYETGVNKDWLKIKIGSQWGYVHANFVTISKSSNTPAPSPAPAPTPVVTKGQVTASNLNVRSEANMTATRINTLSSGDQVDIYETGVNKDWLKIKIGSQWGYVHANFVTIGQSSNTPAPSRSSPPTPVVTKGQVTASNLNVRSEANMTATRISTLSSGNQVDIYETGVNKDWLKIKIGSQWGYVHASFVNILGTPPNSNASSKLKNKVIVIDPGHGGNDPGAVAFSIAEKNVVLAHSLLLRDKLQQAGAKVVMTRTGDSFLSLSARTKIANNENADMLISIHANSSFVSTATGTEIFWNSNFQSANSRLLATSLQSKLVNSLGTRDRGVKQANFQVIRSTQIPSVLIELGFLTNYNEAKRLADPQFQDQAAEAMLEGIVDYYNN, encoded by the coding sequence TTGAAAAGATTTTCAGTTGCTTTTTTAGTTGTTTTTCTGACTGTGTTTAGTGTTTTTCAGTTTAATAACCAAGAAAATATAGTGTATGGCGATAGTAGTAGAGTAGCAGTTGGAGAAGTGACGGCAACAATATTAAATGTCAGAAGTGAACCTAATAGCACTAGCAAAATGATTTCTCGAGTTTCCAATGGTGCAAAAATTTCAATCTATGAAACTGGTGTTAATAAAGAGTGGTTAAAAATAAAGATTAATAACCAAACGGCGTATGTACACGCAAACTTTGTAAAGATTACTGAGACCTTTCTTCCTTCACAAGCCAATTTAGTGAAAATAGCTGAGGGCCAAGTAAAGGCTTCTAATTTAAATGTGAGAAGCGAACCGAAGACTAGCTCCCAGAGAATTGGCGTTCTAGTAAATGGAACAAAGGTTGATATTTATGAAACTGGCGTCAATAAAGACTGGCTAAAAATAAAAATGGGCAACAAATCAGGATATGTCCATGCTAACTTTGTAACCATCAACCAAGCAAGCAACACACAAGCGCCACCATCGAACGAAATCGTAACAAAAGGTAAAGTGACAGCAAGTACCTTAAATGTCCGAAGCAAGCCCAATATGACGGCTACTAGAAGCGGAACTTTATCTTCTGGAGATCAAATTGATATTTATGAGACAGGAGTCAATAAAGATTGGCTAAAAATAAAAATAGGCAGCCAATGGGGATATGTTCATGCTAACTTTGTCACCATCAGCAAAAGCAGTAACACTCCTGCCCCAAGCCCAGCTCCAGCGCCGACCCCAGTCGTAACGAAAGGACAAGTAACAGCGTCCAATTTAAATGTCCGAAGCGAAGCGAATATGACGGCCACTAGAATTAACACTTTATCTTCTGGAGATCAAGTTGATATTTATGAGACAGGAGTCAATAAAGATTGGCTAAAAATAAAAATAGGCAGCCAATGGGGATATGTTCATGCTAACTTTGTCACCATCGGCCAAAGCAGCAACACTCCGGCCCCAAGCCGATCTTCACCGCCGACCCCAGTCGTAACGAAAGGACAAGTAACAGCTTCCAATTTAAATGTCCGAAGCGAAGCCAATATGACAGCTACTAGAATCAGCACTTTATCTTCTGGAAATCAAGTTGATATTTATGAGACAGGCGTCAATAAAGACTGGCTAAAAATAAAAATAGGCAGCCAATGGGGATATGTTCATGCTAGCTTTGTGAATATCTTAGGAACCCCACCAAACAGCAATGCATCATCAAAGCTCAAAAATAAAGTGATCGTTATTGATCCTGGCCATGGTGGAAATGATCCAGGAGCAGTTGCTTTTTCAATAGCAGAAAAAAATGTTGTTCTAGCTCACTCGCTACTATTGCGGGACAAATTGCAACAAGCGGGAGCCAAAGTAGTGATGACAAGAACTGGGGATTCATTTCTATCTCTCAGTGCAAGAACAAAAATCGCTAATAACGAAAATGCAGATATGCTTATCAGTATTCATGCCAATTCATCTTTTGTAAGCACTGCTACTGGCACAGAAATATTTTGGAATAGTAATTTTCAATCAGCCAACAGCCGTTTATTAGCAACTAGTCTCCAATCTAAGTTGGTCAACAGTTTAGGAACAAGAGATCGTGGCGTCAAACAAGCTAACTTTCAAGTTATCAGGAGTACGCAAATACCAAGTGTATTAATAGAACTCGGATTTTTGACGAACTATAACGAGGCGAAGCGATTAGCTGATCCACAGTTTCAGGACCAAGCAGCAGAAGCAATGCTTGAGGGAATAGTAGATTACTATAATAATTAA
- a CDS encoding LCP family protein: protein MSKKKKVLLTIGIIIAAIFISVVGYGFYLYSSVKSTVSDMHEPIERENRRVVEVDIQKKEPLSFLMLGVDTSGTEGGRTDTMMVITVNPNTESMKMLSIPRDTRTQMVGRGFDDKINHAYAFGGPEMAIASVENFLDIPIDYYITINMEGFKEIIDAFGGVNVDNPFAFTDGGHSFAEGEIFLDGKQALTYSRMRKKDPRGDHGRNDRQREIMDAVIKEGAQLSSITHIQEILTALGNNVRTDLDFDKMMKVQSNYKEARRSSEQVTIAGTGATIGGIWFYVVAEEERLRVSNLLKEQLEIE from the coding sequence ATGTCGAAAAAGAAAAAAGTTTTACTAACAATTGGAATTATTATTGCTGCTATTTTTATAAGTGTCGTTGGTTATGGTTTCTATTTATACAGTTCAGTAAAAAGTACAGTAAGTGATATGCACGAACCGATTGAACGAGAAAATAGGCGTGTTGTTGAAGTCGATATCCAAAAAAAGGAGCCGTTATCATTCTTAATGCTCGGTGTTGACACGAGTGGCACTGAAGGTGGACGAACAGATACGATGATGGTTATTACGGTAAACCCTAATACGGAATCAATGAAGATGTTAAGCATTCCAAGGGACACACGTACCCAAATGGTCGGTAGAGGCTTTGATGACAAAATTAATCATGCCTACGCTTTCGGTGGCCCGGAAATGGCGATTGCATCAGTCGAAAATTTCTTAGATATTCCTATCGATTACTACATCACGATTAACATGGAAGGTTTTAAAGAAATTATTGATGCTTTTGGTGGTGTCAATGTTGATAATCCTTTTGCGTTTACTGATGGCGGACATTCTTTTGCTGAAGGCGAGATTTTCTTAGACGGGAAACAAGCACTTACTTATTCTAGAATGCGAAAGAAAGATCCAAGAGGTGACCACGGTCGAAACGATCGCCAACGTGAAATTATGGATGCGGTCATTAAAGAAGGGGCTCAACTGTCCTCGATTACTCATATTCAAGAAATTTTGACTGCGCTAGGTAATAATGTTCGGACTGATTTAGACTTTGATAAAATGATGAAAGTTCAATCTAATTATAAAGAGGCCAGACGCTCATCTGAGCAAGTTACGATTGCCGGCACTGGAGCGACAATCGGTGGCATTTGGTTCTACGTTGTTGCAGAAGAAGAACGCCTACGCGTTTCTAATTTGCTTAAAGAGCAATTAGAGATTGAGTGA
- a CDS encoding WecB/TagA/CpsF family glycosyltransferase, translating to MNLETKELFDIKFLNIDLTSFVDVLKKHIEEKKKAFIITANPITVLNFRDDDSFKAAVKSANYITPDGVGILLAAKFLKKPLKERVTGYDLMIKLLEIANQNSYKVYLYGAHQNILKLAVENINLKYPNVKICGHCDGYQAGAVELLKISADIKAKKPDLIFVALGVPKQELWIKNNLDQFEEGVFIGVGGSFDVLSGQTKRAPIGFQKLGIEWLYRVITQPSRLKRLTFIPGFFIDTLKQKYK from the coding sequence ATGAACCTAGAAACAAAGGAACTCTTTGATATTAAGTTTCTTAACATAGACTTAACAAGTTTTGTCGATGTTTTAAAAAAACACATAGAAGAAAAAAAGAAAGCCTTTATCATTACCGCCAATCCGATAACAGTCCTAAATTTTCGCGATGACGATAGCTTTAAGGCTGCTGTTAAGTCCGCAAATTATATTACGCCAGACGGGGTAGGGATATTACTTGCAGCTAAATTTTTAAAAAAGCCTTTAAAAGAAAGAGTTACTGGTTATGATCTAATGATTAAGTTGTTAGAAATAGCTAATCAAAATTCATATAAGGTTTACTTATATGGGGCTCATCAAAATATTTTAAAATTAGCAGTTGAAAATATTAACTTGAAGTATCCAAATGTTAAGATATGCGGGCACTGCGATGGTTACCAAGCAGGAGCCGTGGAACTATTAAAAATTTCTGCAGACATTAAAGCCAAAAAACCGGATCTCATTTTTGTTGCTTTAGGTGTTCCGAAACAAGAGCTCTGGATAAAAAATAATCTTGATCAATTTGAAGAGGGTGTTTTTATAGGGGTAGGTGGTAGCTTTGATGTACTAAGTGGCCAAACGAAAAGAGCTCCTATTGGATTTCAAAAGTTAGGCATAGAGTGGTTGTATCGTGTGATTACGCAACCTAGTCGATTAAAAAGGCTTACTTTTATCCCTGGTTTTTTCATTGATACACTGAAACAAAAATACAAATGA
- the murJ gene encoding murein biosynthesis integral membrane protein MurJ, producing MKNVFLKSVGIVTLLTIASKLLGFVREAFIANYFGTSVEADAYFIASLIPMMIFTVIGSAISTGIIPLYVSQKKQDEERANKIIGIVATVFTILSLLISILCWFFAKNITLLMAPGFTLEQIELTALLIRIMIFASLFFVLSAFATGVLHANKKFVAPAAVTIANNLIIIVALITLADKYGIIGLAFGTMLGISSQFFIQYPQFKAYNIRPSIEIIKYKADVKNYLFVIMPIVISSVFSQINKVVDRIIASDLQTGSISALNYSNKLLYLPLSIIIMAFVTVLYPYLIDALEESIEKFMELALKGISIIIYISIPILVVMLISKQELVALAFGRGEFTKDAEVMTTIGFFYYSLGMIFIAMKTFLFHCLYALKRVNITIFTSLVFILMNIGLSIWLSNYLAHGGIALATSIAMLLHTFTLLIILFSINKVTDSSRTFIFASLKMSLLFFLVFLLSYFSMRGLALNLHILKILVNTVITFSIFILFSFVLKIKEMASVLELIKSKTHKKRAAD from the coding sequence GTGAAAAATGTTTTTTTGAAATCTGTAGGTATAGTAACATTATTAACAATAGCAAGTAAATTACTCGGGTTTGTTCGTGAGGCTTTTATCGCGAATTATTTCGGGACTTCAGTAGAAGCCGACGCGTACTTTATTGCGTCATTGATACCAATGATGATTTTTACAGTTATCGGTTCGGCAATATCAACTGGGATAATCCCGCTATATGTAAGCCAAAAAAAACAGGATGAAGAACGCGCTAATAAAATTATCGGGATTGTCGCGACAGTATTTACGATCCTCTCACTTTTGATCAGTATTTTATGTTGGTTTTTTGCAAAAAATATAACTCTTTTAATGGCCCCAGGATTTACATTAGAGCAAATTGAACTAACCGCACTGTTAATTCGCATTATGATATTCGCTTCACTATTTTTTGTTTTATCGGCATTTGCGACAGGTGTTTTACATGCGAACAAAAAATTTGTCGCGCCAGCTGCTGTTACGATTGCTAATAATTTAATTATAATCGTAGCATTGATAACTTTAGCTGATAAATATGGGATCATTGGACTAGCGTTTGGAACCATGTTAGGAATTTCTAGCCAATTTTTTATTCAATATCCTCAATTTAAAGCATATAATATTAGACCCAGTATTGAAATTATTAAATATAAAGCTGATGTAAAAAATTATCTTTTCGTGATAATGCCAATCGTTATATCTTCAGTATTTAGTCAAATTAATAAAGTTGTTGATCGGATTATCGCCTCAGATTTGCAAACAGGTAGTATTTCAGCTCTAAATTATTCAAATAAACTATTGTACTTACCATTAAGTATTATCATTATGGCATTTGTTACAGTTCTTTACCCGTACTTAATTGATGCGCTCGAAGAATCTATTGAGAAATTTATGGAATTAGCGTTAAAAGGGATCAGCATAATCATCTACATCTCAATTCCAATCTTAGTCGTCATGTTAATTTCAAAGCAGGAGTTAGTTGCACTTGCGTTCGGTCGAGGTGAGTTCACGAAAGACGCCGAAGTAATGACGACAATCGGTTTCTTTTATTATTCGCTAGGAATGATATTTATAGCAATGAAGACGTTCCTATTTCACTGCTTATATGCATTGAAACGGGTAAATATAACGATTTTCACGAGTCTTGTTTTTATCCTTATGAATATCGGCCTCAGTATTTGGCTATCGAACTATTTAGCGCATGGTGGAATTGCCTTAGCAACATCGATAGCTATGTTGCTACACACGTTTACATTGTTAATTATTTTATTTTCGATAAATAAAGTAACGGATTCATCTAGAACCTTTATTTTTGCGAGTTTAAAAATGTCCTTGTTGTTCTTTTTAGTATTTCTGTTATCTTATTTCAGTATGAGAGGACTCGCTTTAAATCTGCATATTCTTAAAATTCTTGTAAACACAGTCATCACATTTAGCATTTTTATCCTCTTTTCATTTGTGTTGAAAATAAAGGAAATGGCAAGTGTCTTAGAATTAATAAAAAGTAAAACACACAAAAAAAGAGCAGCTGATTAG
- a CDS encoding rod shape-determining protein → MFGRDIGIDLGTANVLIHVKGKGIVLDEPAVVAIDASTHKVLAVGDEAFRMVGRTPGNIIALRPMKDGVIANFDLTESMLKHFLDKVNGRGFFAKPRILICCPTGITSVEQKAIREAAEKSGGKNVYLEEEPKVAAIGAGMDIYQPSGNMVVDIGGGTTDVAVLSMGAIVTASSIKVAGDRFDHEILNYVKKQYKLLIGERTAEAIKKQVATAFPGSRNEEIDIRGRDLVSGLPRTITIYSKEIQKALEESISHIVQASKSVLELTPPELSADIIDRGVILTGGGALLHGIDLLLAEELKVPVLIAEEPMHCVAKGTGILLENLDKISKNIYKV, encoded by the coding sequence ATGTTTGGCAGGGACATTGGAATTGATTTAGGGACAGCAAATGTTCTTATTCACGTAAAAGGAAAAGGGATTGTATTAGATGAACCCGCAGTTGTAGCAATTGATGCGAGCACACATAAAGTTTTGGCAGTAGGAGATGAGGCATTTCGTATGGTCGGGCGGACGCCTGGTAATATTATTGCTCTTCGACCAATGAAGGACGGTGTAATAGCCAATTTTGACCTTACAGAATCAATGCTAAAACATTTTTTAGACAAGGTTAATGGAAGAGGTTTTTTTGCAAAACCGAGAATATTAATTTGTTGTCCAACAGGTATTACCTCTGTGGAGCAAAAAGCAATTCGTGAAGCAGCGGAAAAAAGTGGCGGTAAAAATGTATATTTAGAAGAAGAACCAAAAGTTGCAGCAATTGGAGCAGGCATGGATATTTACCAACCGAGCGGTAACATGGTCGTAGACATAGGTGGTGGAACAACAGATGTTGCTGTATTATCTATGGGCGCGATTGTCACCGCTTCTTCAATAAAAGTTGCTGGCGACCGGTTTGATCATGAAATTTTAAATTATGTAAAAAAACAATATAAATTGCTGATCGGTGAACGTACAGCTGAAGCAATAAAAAAACAAGTAGCAACCGCATTCCCAGGCAGTCGAAATGAAGAAATTGACATCCGCGGACGTGACTTAGTAAGTGGTCTTCCACGGACGATTACCATATACTCAAAAGAGATCCAAAAAGCTCTTGAAGAGTCAATTTCACATATTGTACAAGCTTCAAAAAGCGTGTTAGAACTAACGCCGCCAGAGCTTTCGGCAGATATTATCGACCGTGGTGTTATCTTAACAGGTGGAGGAGCTCTACTTCATGGCATTGATTTATTGTTAGCGGAAGAATTGAAAGTGCCAGTCCTGATTGCCGAAGAACCAATGCATTGCGTCGCCAAAGGCACAGGAATCCTACTAGAAAATTTGGACAAGATCTCCAAAAATATCTATAAAGTTTAA
- the fabZ gene encoding 3-hydroxyacyl-ACP dehydratase FabZ, translated as MLDIQQIKEIIPHRYPFLLVDRILELEEGTRAVGIKNVSANEEFFNGHFPDYPVMPGVLIVEALAQVGAVAILKKEENRGRLAFFAGIDNCRFKGQVKPGDQLRLEVEITRLRGSIGKGKGVASVDGKVVAETELMFALGEKNN; from the coding sequence ATGTTAGACATCCAGCAAATAAAAGAAATCATTCCACATCGTTATCCTTTTTTACTAGTAGACCGTATTCTAGAGCTTGAAGAAGGAACGCGGGCGGTTGGAATAAAAAATGTCTCTGCAAACGAAGAGTTTTTCAACGGTCATTTTCCTGACTATCCGGTCATGCCGGGGGTGCTTATTGTCGAAGCTCTTGCTCAGGTTGGTGCTGTGGCGATACTGAAAAAAGAAGAAAATCGTGGTCGGCTTGCTTTTTTTGCGGGCATTGATAATTGCCGCTTCAAAGGCCAAGTTAAGCCAGGTGATCAACTCCGCTTAGAAGTTGAGATTACGCGCTTAAGAGGTTCTATCGGCAAAGGTAAAGGAGTCGCTTCGGTTGATGGAAAAGTAGTCGCCGAAACTGAACTGATGTTTGCTTTAGGTGAAAAAAATAACTAA
- a CDS encoding flagellar hook-basal body protein — protein MNQSMITASASMGQLQKKLDAISNNVANVNTHSFKRRDVQFSDLLFQQVNNQPVANQETGRNTANGLRIGSGAKVAQTNVRMEQGSIMHTDRPLDLAMMEKSIFFEVLPTDDNNQRRFTRDGAFYLSENPNNLNELFLVTSEGEFVMSREGEKIAIPTDYDTIKVSDNGVVDITLKNGNVVNVGELQMIHVTKPQLLESIGNNFFRFPNLDELGLQFADVLEQAPQNEGQLIQGALEASNVDLSKELIELMIAQRSYQFNTRSISIADQMMGLVNSVR, from the coding sequence ATGAATCAGTCGATGATTACGGCTTCAGCGTCAATGGGTCAGTTGCAAAAAAAATTAGATGCGATCTCTAATAACGTTGCTAATGTCAATACGCATAGTTTTAAACGTCGTGATGTTCAATTTTCGGACTTATTATTTCAACAAGTAAATAATCAGCCAGTTGCTAATCAAGAAACTGGGCGTAATACAGCGAATGGCCTTCGAATTGGTTCAGGTGCAAAAGTCGCCCAAACTAATGTAAGAATGGAACAAGGTTCTATTATGCACACCGATCGCCCGCTAGACTTAGCGATGATGGAAAAAAGTATCTTTTTTGAAGTGCTACCAACAGATGACAACAATCAACGCCGTTTTACACGGGATGGGGCTTTTTATTTATCAGAAAATCCTAACAACTTAAATGAGTTATTTCTTGTCACAAGTGAGGGAGAATTTGTTATGTCTAGGGAGGGCGAAAAGATTGCGATACCAACAGATTATGATACGATTAAGGTGTCAGACAATGGAGTAGTTGATATTACGCTAAAAAATGGCAACGTTGTCAATGTTGGAGAGTTGCAAATGATTCATGTAACAAAACCACAGTTACTTGAAAGTATCGGCAATAATTTTTTTAGATTTCCTAATCTAGACGAACTAGGGCTACAATTTGCAGACGTGTTAGAGCAAGCTCCTCAAAATGAGGGACAATTGATCCAAGGAGCATTAGAAGCTTCCAACGTCGATTTAAGCAAAGAACTTATTGAACTAATGATTGCCCAACGTTCTTACCAATTTAACACGCGCTCGATCTCAATCGCCGATCAAATGATGGGATTAGTCAACAGTGTCAGATGA
- a CDS encoding anti-repressor SinI family protein yields MKKTTDELLDHGWIELITYAKKIGLSIEDVQFFLNSCSGQK; encoded by the coding sequence ATGAAAAAAACTACTGATGAGCTGTTAGATCATGGTTGGATCGAATTAATTACCTACGCTAAAAAGATTGGATTATCTATTGAGGACGTTCAATTTTTCTTGAACAGCTGTAGTGGTCAAAAATGA
- the spoIIID gene encoding sporulation transcriptional regulator SpoIIID, whose amino-acid sequence MHDYIKERTIKIGRYIVETRKTVRTIAKEFGVSKSTVHKDLTERLPEINQELANEVKGILEYHKSIRHLRGGEATKVKYQKTNEPAKKKVAEAKQ is encoded by the coding sequence GTGCACGATTACATCAAAGAAAGAACGATCAAGATTGGCAGGTACATCGTCGAGACGAGGAAAACCGTACGAACGATCGCAAAAGAGTTTGGGGTTTCCAAAAGCACAGTTCATAAAGATTTAACAGAACGATTACCAGAGATTAACCAGGAGTTAGCAAACGAAGTAAAAGGGATCCTCGAATACCATAAGTCAATCCGTCATCTTAGAGGTGGAGAAGCGACCAAAGTAAAGTATCAAAAAACAAATGAACCTGCAAAAAAGAAAGTAGCAGAAGCAAAGCAATAA